A single Oncorhynchus nerka isolate Pitt River linkage group LG10, Oner_Uvic_2.0, whole genome shotgun sequence DNA region contains:
- the LOC115125012 gene encoding GTPase IMAP family member 7-like: MMFMTRIVLVGKTGAGKSSSANTILGRDAFRSAGRMSSVTKECSKETGEVGDRQVTVVDTPGLLDTNLPELTLKREIAKCVNMSAPGPHAIIVVIKVGPITREEMSTVQKLEEIFGKDAEKHTMILFTCAEGGIEKMLEEANEEFRKILQRLGNRYHVFNNMEKSDRTQVLKLFDKIDEMIKANQGSYYTNYTYQQVNEMLADRERKARDIFEKKMQEKEASLLARYEEALRALLIENLTLEKTVLEKENRIRQLEINRDRELKETKRYFAALRKDARQLIEQIPDFENLEFSSIKQYA, encoded by the exons ATGA TGTTCATGACCAGAATAGTGCTGGTGGGGAAGACTGGTGCTGGGAAGAGTTCTTCAGCCAACACCATCCTGGGGAGAGATGCCTTCAGATCAGCTGGTCGTATGTCATCTGTCACCAAAGAGTGTTctaaagagacaggggaggtgggagacagacaggtcaccGTAGTCGATACACCTGGTCTATTAGACACAAATCTGCCTGAATTGACACTGAAGAGAGAGATAGCTAAGTGTGTCAACATGTCAGCACCTGGTCCCCATGCCATCATAGTTGTCATTAAAGTAGGTCCCATCACCAGGGAGGAGATGAGCACAGTGCAGAAACTTGAGGAAATATTTGGGAAAGATGCAGAGAAGCACACCATGATCCTTTTTACCTGTGCTGAAGGAGGGATTGAGAAAATGTTGGAAGAGGCAAATGAGGAATTCAGAAAAATTCTGCAGAGGTTAGGGAATAGATACCATGTCTTCAACAATATGGAAAAAAGTGACCGTACCCAAGTGCTGAAACTCTTTGACAAGATAGATGAAATGATTAAGGCAAATCAGGGTAGCTACTACACAAATTACACATATCAACAAGTAAACGAAATGCTTGCTGATAGGGAAAGGAAGGCCAGGGATATCTTTGAGAAGAAAATGCAGGAAAAAGAGGCATCATTACTAGCTAGATACGAGGAAGCTCTGAGAGCACTGCTGATTGAAAATCTAACTCTTGAGAAGACGGTCCTGGAGAAGGAAAACAGAATCAGACAGCTGGAGATCAATAGAGACAGGGAACTGAAAGAGACAAAGCGTTACTTTGCTGCTTTACGAAAAGATGCACGACAGCTTATTGAACAGATCCCAGATTTTGAGAATTTAGAATTTAGTTCCATTAAGCAATATGCATAG